The proteins below are encoded in one region of Equus przewalskii isolate Varuska chromosome 1, EquPr2, whole genome shotgun sequence:
- the CDAN1 gene encoding codanin-1 isoform X4: protein MAAVLESLLREEVSVAAAVRWIARSAQSSEQDEAFTQDQPNSGCRSLQEEREMLRKERSKQLQQSPTPACPTPESGSPLPSRIGNLTAEPADPAGVSSHRRLELVALIYSSCLAENLVPNLFLELFFILQLLTARRMVAVKDSDLEPSPGALDSLESPLFQSVHDCVFFAVQVLEHQFQVLSCLDKGTLKLLAENERLLCFSPALQGRLQAAYESSVAKVSLAMPPSAQAVSFQPETDNRANFSSDRAFHTFKKQRDVFYEVLREWEDHHEQPGWDFEKGLGSRIRAMMGQLSAACSHSHFVRLFQKQLLQMCQSPGGAGGPVLGEAPDVLSMLGADKLGRLRRLQERLVAPQSSGGPCPPPTFPGCQGFFRDFILSASSFQFNQHLMDSLSLKIRELNGLALPQPEPSDEDGESDVDWQGERRQFAVVLLSLRLLAKFLGFVAFLPYRGPEPPPTRELQDSILALRSQVPPALDVLALLQQGLRARRAVLTVPWLVEFLSLADHIVPMLDYYRSVFTLLLHLHRSLVLSKEGEGEMCFLNKLLLLAVLGWLFQIPTVPEDLFFLEEGQLEAFEVDTVASEHGLDGMPVVDQHLLYTCCPYIGELRKLLASWVSGSSARSGGFVRKITPTTTTSLGAQPPRTTQGLQAQLAQAFFHNQPPSLRRTVEFVAERIGSNCVKHIKATLVADLVRQAESLLQEQLVMQGQEGGDPAQLLESLCSQLCPHGAQALTQGREFCQKKSPGAVRALLPEETPAAVLSSAEHIAVGLATEKACAWLSANITALIRREVKAAVSRLLRAQGPEPAARGERRGCSRACEHHAPLPSHLISEIKDVLSLAAGPRDPEEGVSPEHLEQLLGQLGQMLQCRQFLCPPAEQHLAKCSVELASLLVADQIPVLGPPAQHQLDRGQARRLLHMLLSLWKDNFQVPVPLQLLLSPRNVGLLADTRPREWDLLLFLLRELVEKGLMGQTEIEACLGSLREAQWPGDFSEELATLFNLFLAEPHVPEPQLRACELVQPNRGTVLAQS from the exons ATGGCGGCCGTTTTGGAGTCGCTACTGCGAGAGGAGGTGTCGGTCGCGGCCGCCGTGCGGTGGATCGCGCGCAGCGCCCAGAGTTCGGAG CAGGACGAAGCCTTCACGCAGGATCAACCCAACTCCG GGTGCAGAAGTCTGCAAGAGGAGCGGGAGATGCTCAGGAAGGAGCG CTCCAAGCAGCTGCAGCAGTCACCTACTCCCGCCTGTCCCACCCCAGAGTCAgggtctcccctccccagccgGATAGGAAACCTCACCGCTGAACCCGCGGACCCTGCTGGAGTGTCTTCCCACCGGCGCCTGGAACTGGTAGCCCTTATCTACTCTTCATGCCTTGCAG AGAACCTGGTCCCAAACCTCTTCTTGGAGCTTTTCTTCATCCTTCAGCTCCTTACTGCCCGGAGGATGGTGGCCGTCAAGGACAGTGACCTTGAACCAAGTCCAGGAGCTTTAG ATTCCCTGGAAAGTCCACTGTTCCAGAGCGTCCATGACTGTGTCTTCTTTGCTGTGCAGGTTTTGGAGCATCAGTTTCA AGTTCTTTCCTGTCTGGACAAAGGGACCTTGAAGCTGTTGGCTGAGAATGAGCGGCTGCTGTGCTTCTCACCTGCTCTGCAAGGCCGCCTTCAAGCTGCCTACGAGAGCAGCGTTGCTAAG GTCTCCCTGGCGATGCCACCCTCTGCTCAAGCTGTCTCCTTTCAGCCGGAAACTGACAATCGTGCCAACTTCTCCAGTGACCGAGcctttcatacttttaaaaaacagag GGATGTGTTTTATGAGGTGCTTCGAGAGTGGGAAGATCACCATGAGCAGCCTGGCTGGGATTTTGAGAAGGGCTTGGGCAGCAGGATCAG AGCCATGATGGGTCAACTCTCTGCAGCCTGCAGCCACAGCCACTTTGTTCGGCTTTTCCAAAAACAGCTTCTCCAG ATGTGTCAGAGTCCTGGTGGTGCTGGGGGCCCTGTCTTGGGTGAGGCTCCAGATGTGTTAAGTATGCTTGGAGCTGACAAGCTGGGGCGGTTGCGGCGCCTACAGGAACGGCTTGTGGCCCCTCAAAGCAGCGGGGggccctgcccgccccccacctTCCCAGGCTGTCAGGGCTTCTTCAGGGACTTCATCCTGAGTGCCAGCAG CTTCCAGTTTAATCAGCATCTCATGGATAGTCTGAGTTTGAAGATCCGGGAGCTCAATGGCCTGGCTCTTCCTCAGCCTGAGCCTAGTGATGAAGATGGGGAGTCAGACGTGGACTGGCAG GGTGAACGGAGGCAGTTTGCTGTGGTGCTGCTCAGCCTGAGGCTTCTGGCTAAGTTTCTGGGTTTTGTGGCTTTCCTGCCATACCGAGGGCCTGAACCACCCCCGACCCGTGAGCTCCAGGACTCCATTCTGGCCCTGAGGAGCCAG GTGCCCCCGGCCCTGGACGTGCTGGCTCTGCTGCAGCAGGGGCTGCGGGCTCGCCGAGCGGTGCTCACAGTGCCCTGGCTGGTGGAGTTCCTTTCCCTCGCCGACCACATTGTTCCCATGCTGGACTATTACCGCAGCGTCTTCACTCTCCTGCTACACCTACATCG GAGCCTGGTCTTGTCAAAGGAAGGCGAAGGGGAGATGTGTTTTCTAAACAAGCTGCTGCTCCTTGCTGTCCTGGGCTGGCTTTTCCAG ATTCCCACAGTCCCTGAGGACCTGTTCTTTCTGGAAGAGGGTCAGTTGGAAGCCTTTGAGGTGGACACAGTAGCTTCcgagcatggcttg GACGGCATGCCTGTGGTGGACCAGCACCTGCTCTACACCTGCTGCCCCTATATCG GAGAGCTCCGCAAACTGCTCGCTTCATGGGTGTCAGGCAGCAGTGCACGGAGTGGGGGCTTCGTGAGAAAAatcacccccaccaccaccaccagcctgGGAGCCCAGCCTCCCCGGACCACTCAGGGGCTTCAG GCACAGCTGGCCCAAGCCTTTTTCCACAACCAGCCACCCTCCCTGCGCAGGACTGTGGAGTTTGTGGCGGAGAGAATTGGCTCCAACTGTGTCAAACATATCAA GGCCACGTTGGTGGCAGATCTGGTGCGCCAGGCAGAGTCGCTTCTTCAAGAGCAGCTGGTGATGCAGGGACAGGAAGGGGGAGATCCAGCCCAGCTGTTGGAGAGCTTGTGTTCCCAGCTGTGCCCCCACGGGGCCCAGGCATTGACCCAGGGGCGGGA gTTCTGCCAGAAGAAGAGCCCCGGCGCTGTGCGGGCACTGCTTCCCGAGGAGACCCCCGCAGCC GTTCTAAGCAGCGCAGAGCACATCGCTGTGGGGCTTGCAACAGAGAAAGCCTGTGCTTGGTTGTCAGCCAACATCACAG CGCTGATCAGGAGAGAGGTGAAGGCGGCAGTGAGTCGCCTGCTTCGAGCCCAGGGTCCTGAACCGGCCGCCCGGGGGGAGCGGAGGGGCTGCTCCCGTGCCTGTGAGCAccatgctcccctcccctcccacctcatcTCCGAGATAAAA GATGTGCTTTCTCTGGCTGCGGGGCCCAGGGACCCTGAGGAGGGTGTGTCCCCGGAGCATCTGGAGCAGCTCCTAGGCCAGCTGGGCCAGATGCTGCAGTGTCGCCAG TTCCTGTGCCCACCTGCCGAGCAGCATCTGGCAAAGTGCTCTGTGGAGTTAGCATCCCTCCTTG TTGCAGACCAAATTCCTGTCCTAGGGCCCCCGGCACAGCACCAGCTGGACAGAGGGCAGGCGCGAAGGCTCCTGCACATGCTGCTTTCCCTGTGGAAGGACAACTTTCAGGTGCCAGTTCCGCTGCAGCTACTGCTGAGCCCAAGAAACGTGGGGCTTCTGGCAGACACTCGGCCCAGGGAG TGGGACCTGTTGCTCTTCTTGCTCCGGGAGCTGGTAGAGAAAGGCCTCATGGGACAGACTGAGATAGAGGCCTGCCTGGGCAGCCTCCGTGAGGCCCAGTGGCCAGGG GACTTCTCTGAAGAATTAGCAACACTGTTCAACCTGTTTCTAGCCGAGCCCCACGTGCCAGAACCCCAGCTAAGAGCTTGTGAGCTGGTGCAGCCAAACCGGGGGACTGTGCTGGCCCAGAGCTAG